DNA sequence from the Pempheris klunzingeri isolate RE-2024b chromosome 9, fPemKlu1.hap1, whole genome shotgun sequence genome:
tctttgtgttttacttCGTATTCTAATGTTCTCTTGTGCAGCTCTCTGGCCAGGTTAAACTGTTTAAATCAGCTCTAGAAACAAACTTTACTGTCAGTCAGATGCACTGGAGACTGGAGAGTTTAtgtaaaaactgtgaaatagACGTCTTTAAATCAAAGGTTTCAGTTCAGTCACAGTGACGTTCACTCTGTACAGGATCAAACAGCAGCGTCTGatcattttccttcagttttttAAGACATCCCATTCTTCCTGATGCCACTTTGAGCTGACAGTATTTTACAGAAACGTCCTTTACTGTTAACAGGAGAGACAgcaggtcatgtgaccacaggtccctctgtgttttcacttgttgcctttaattttaattttaacagCAAATTCATGAACTTCCACAGGTGTTTTTTTGCTGATGTTATAATAATACTTATAGTTTGAGGCCGTGTCGTCACCTGAGCAGCAACAGGTGCAGTGTGTCGGAGGAGGCGGGGCTTCTACAGTGGCGTTCACATCAAACCTGATCTCATATTCAGCTTCTTCAACACGTTAAGTTAGCTACATGTTAGTCAGGAGACTTTTCTTTGCTGACGATGTTAATTTCTAAAGggttaaatctgaaaaacacaaatacaaaagtgCAACAGCTTCTGGTTCTGACCCGatcatcaaaaaacaaaacaaaatgtgtgattGCACCCAAAACCTATAAAACAGATCAGATTACAGAAACAAGCCCGGGATCCTCAGAGTCCATCTTAGCACTCGGCGTCGGCGCTGCCGTTGACCGAGGCGGCGCAGACGGTGGCGTGTTCGACTCCGTTTGACTGGACACACGTCTCAGTCTGATCCTCATCCCCCACACTgagggacagaaagacagaaagatctATCAATGAATTAAGGAGCACACtagtccacatcctggtgtctgaaggactggtaggtagtaaaagtgttggaactggtccagtagatcacctcagccagcagacaccaaacgggctgcaacggctgcaacgtgatcctttgggacaactgcacctgatcacagtaggtccactaaaagagcttgtttgatccactgacaggctcagagtgttattctaagcgtgtgacagcatcatggaaaggatccctacagagagagacctggaagatccttttggtttaaccacaaacagccgttatatcactctctgcacacacaccaggctacattcactaaaacagggattttagagaacaggacacaggagctgctgatctactgctgcctccatcagttagactgtttgtgttactgtgtgactttggtgttttaaaggattcaGTTTGGACTCAACACAATCTTTGTccaacacacagtaacacaaacagactaactaatagaagcagcagtagatcagcagctcctgtgtcctgtgaggtaaaattagtgtttttgtcagtggagtctggtggaccaattccaacacaaTATGAACAGATAGGAGCCAGGTGAAGAcatacagtggtgtgtgtgtgtgtgtgtgtggccccaCCTGTCCGTGCAGCCGTTGCTGACCGGGGGGGTCTCTGCTGTCTCCTTCTCACACAGCGAGCTGCAGGACCTCCTCTCCTGCCAGGATCCTGCTCGGGGCCCTTTGCCCGTGTCGGAGCTCTTCCTCCGGGCCACGACGGGCCCCGGCCCCGACCCCCGTCTCTCCAGGCTGACCCTGGGGCCCGCGGGCTCGGAGGGGACGCTCAGCCCCCCCGGCCCCTCCGGGTCCTTGCCCGAGTCGCTGCTGGTGCGCCTCCCGTTCAGGCTGTCTGAGGAGGAGACGTGGGTCATGTGACCGTCCCGCTCATCTGCACAGGAAGAAGAACGAATCCAGGATGAGCTCTTTGTTGCAGATACTTTCATACTAATGTAGTATTTTAATGGTGTGGTTGCTTCTGTAGAAGTAAATGATTTGAACACTTGTTCCACCTCAGAAGTTCTTcagataaaaacatgaacttTATGTTCTAGCAGGTTGTACGTCAGTCTGACCTGTGAGGTGCGTCAGAGCGGAGAAAATGAGACTAAAGTTTGTTTTCTGAGATGAAGTCCTCTCTGCTCGGCTGGACTGTGAACTGAGCCTGAACCCGGTCCTCAGGTGACCTTACCTGTGCCTCCAGCCTCTCCCGCCTTGTTGCGGCGGCGTCTCAGGATGACCTCCAGCTCGCTGTCCTTCTTGCCCGGCGGCGACGGCCCCGCCTCCTGAGAGCCGCGGCTGGGGCTGCGCTTCACCGTCTCCTGGAGCCGAACACAGAACAGGACGGTGGTCATGACTCATTAATCATCAAAAGTCTTCAGCTGGAAAGTCACCGATGAATAACAACTTATCAACACCACTGAAGGAGAATCTGCCTCCTGTCAGAAGGACGACGAGTCCTGCAGCCGCACACAAACGTTACTGATGTCACGGACAAGATCAAAGTGTTTATCACCGTTTAAACTCTCATGGACAAACACTTCCACCCCCCATGagtcagtgccccccccccggCCCCTGACGCTCTCTGCTCCGAAGGCCTTTAGAGTTCAAACTGAGCCTCAGGAAAAGTGTGCGTTTGGACACGGGTCTgttctgtgtgctgctgtcgcCGTGGTGACGGCTGAGCGATAGCGGGGGGGTTTACCAGGATGCCTTTCAGCTCGTCCATGGCgctgctctcctgctgcttctcctcgCACGTCGGAGGCGGCTGCACAAGAAACCAAGAAACACAAATTATTTTTGTGGCACGACGCTGCATCTCATTTTAAAcaaccagcagacacagaccATAATATCCACACATAAATGTTGCGTTCACTGACAGGCTGTAGACCGTAAACCGGCCGTCACCGCATGGCAGAGAACACCGCCATGGTGGGATTTACAGCCAGTTTTCAGctccgtcacacacacatgatgcagAATATACTGTAGGATGTTGTATTATAtcataataattcatttaatcaattattaaacAATATgacatcaccatagcaacgtgtgtgtttagtttttcCATCCTGCCGTCATGTCGGGGCGttggtttgtttggtttgacGTCCAGAAGGTGTCCGTCTGCCTGAATCCACGTAAACacagcattaaacacacacacacacacacgagccaTTAAACAGTGTCTGAGGACTAATCtgagcagccaatcagggaAACATGAACACAGCAGTCATTTCTACATCACCGTGCTGCGTTTCAGAAACACTGGAAAGTTGGAAATTCCAGCTTTTTAAAGACTGAATAAATGTAAAGTCAGCAGATGGACAAAAACCCAACAAGCACTCAGAGGGCGCCGTAAAGGGACGACGTGTTCACTGGAGGGtctgaggggtgtgtgtgtgtgggggggggggggggggggggggggggggacaaacaTCAATATACTCACTTTTACTGGCAGCttctgtgagacagagaggagagaggagagagtcagACGTCTTTAAATCAGCAAAAGAACTAAAACGTTTGGCTGCTCTGACTCGTCTCAGGAGTGTttcagtgacctctgacctcctgacTGCTGAGCAAGGGTTTATGGTGAAGGGCCGTCAACAGAAAATGGTTTGGCTCATCAGTAACGATGCGTTCAGGTCCTTATGTAAGTTTAACATGTAAAGCTCCTGACGGCCCTGCAGAGGGACTGTGTCCACACTTTGGATTCTTTCCTGATCAGAAAACACCTGAACATAAACTACTGCTCCGTCCGTCCTCACCTTGCTCTCTTGACTCTTGACGGGTCGCAGGACGACGCCATGTTTGATCCTTTCCATCATTTCATTCACCGCCTTCACCTTCACGTCGTCCACACcctcagcagctacagacagacgggggggggggcaatcaGTCAAACAAAGTAACAGGTGCACAGGTGTGGACGTCCACAGAGTCAGCTGAGTGATCAGACAGGTGGAGCTGATGTTACAGGTACAGGCTCGTCCACCAGGAGGAGCAGAATATGGGAGTTTATCTAGAACATCATCACGTAGAGCATCACCATGTTGGTGCATCCTGCCCCGTGGATATAACATCAGTATAACGTGtcatcagtgctgctgtctgacagtgGAGGTAAAGGTGTGCTCAGACTCACCTGGAGGCTGCTCGGCCTTCACCGCTGCCCTGGAGCCTTTGGAGGACTTCCTCATGATGGCGATCAGAGAGCTGAGAGACGGACACAGACGGTgagactttaatgtaaaatagagTCACACTCAACCAGCAGAACAGCTCCTGAAGTCAGAGAGTCAGTAGCTGAGCTGAGAGTCAGCTGATCTCcgtcagagagcagagacatgaaGAGATGGATGTGATCCACCTTCAGTCACGTCCTTCATCCTGCAGCATCCAGCTGGTCAGGAAGatccctcagtgacccccccagtggtcagagggtgCTACCGACACCCGTTTACCTCACTGAGTCTCCAGGTCAGCTCTGCTAAcactatgctagctagcattagcactgtgctctgacagctcacctagctaacgttaactTATAGCCTACAAGTTAGCTTACGTTAGCTTATAGCCTATAAGTTAGCTTATGTTAGCTTAAAGCCTACAAGTTAGCTTATATCATATCATCACACTCGATCCTGACTGGTCCATTACTCTGTCTAACAGCCCGTCGCCGTGGATACCGCTCTGATGGCTGATAGTTTTTAGAGCAATAACATCTTTTAATTCAGTATCTAAAACTGTTGGTCTCTTCAGAATCACCCATCAGGACGCCGCTCGCTGTTCGAAATCattgatatatttataaaaaatgacGCTTTAACGCATCTTTAACTgtttattgtatgttttgtcTCTTTAGGGTGATTCGGTTAAACTGAAAATTCGAGTGCAGGGAGGTAGAGCGTTCGTCACCATAACAACCAGATTAACCAATCAAATCGTGGGGACAGACTGACACGCTGCGGTTCACAGTATCATCATACGTGGACCTTTACATTTAGTGATACTTCATTTTAGTTATCAGGATTATGGTCAGTCTGTAGCGACCACAGGGAACACTGTCTGTTATAACGAGGGGAACACGGCTATTGAAGGTGGAGCAATGAATCATGGGAATTGTAGTGaggcagtttgttttttcacagtcAGAGCTCAGATACACAGACACGACAGtggacagtgaacgcagcacagtAACCACAGTGAGCTCAGACCAGGACCAGGCTCCGGGGCGGGGGCCACGTTCAGGTTTTGAGGGGGGGGGCGAGCTGTTCCTCACCTGAGGGGGTTGCATCTggaggggggaggtggtggtggaggtggcgggggaggaggagggggaggaggcggCTGTGGGGGAGGGGCGGGAGGCGGGGCCACCCCCGGCTCTGGGGGAGGGGGGCCCGTGGTGGTCGTCATGGTGATATTTCTCTGGTTCTCCTCCTGGAGCTCAACGactgtggagaggaagaggagaggggggggagggaagaggagagggggggaggaagaggagagaagacagtTAATACTACCAACATCTAGTACTACTAGTATTACTAGTATATCTACCACTACTACTCCTACTACAGCTTTCCATCTCAACCTGATTTTACCCCCCCATCAGATCAGCTCAGTTGGTTCCAGGTTTTAAACACTCACTTGTCCACGCTGgagtttttaaaactttttggttttatttctttgtttttatgttgtatttttatttctgttactGCTGCTCATTTATGTTCTTTTCATTATTACAATCTGTGAGGCATTTAGTGACTGTCAATAAAGTTTAGCATATTATTACTGCAcctactactacagtactactacagtactacagtactactactacagtactactacagtactacagtactactactacagtactactacagtactacagtactactacagtactacagtacttCCTGTCCTGTATTGGTaagttgcagtgtgtgtgtgtgtgtgtgtgtgtgtgtgtgtgtgatgctctgcctgtctgcagtgaggaggaggatgatgaggaggaggaagagtgacCCTCCTCCCACAAAGCTTATGCTAATTAGTGACTttttacactactcacaaaaagttagggatattcgactttcaggtgaaatttatggaaaatgtaaaaagtgaatgctacagtgatattatatcatgaaagtaggacatttaagtagaagcatgcactggtgatttcttcattttaaacaatttatttgaagaaaatctaccaacagtggtaggtataccacaacagaacatgttcagtgtctcaataaattgggatgtggccaaaggacgtccactcctctcctttctgtgactcttccagtctctgtatcactgttccaacctcctgatgacactctgtgaccctctaagctcagtgaacacctccgtctgaggacttcctgtttgaagcctccagtgttgaggtgccgctgatcaactgttaggtgtcgtcttggtctcatgatgtcagaatgtgaacagcaggatgaggaggactgtttaaataccaattctaactgaagcaggaaatgtattggtggattcatggatcaaacctgttgtgaatgttgctgttaaggttcttgttagagaacagcagctggtgcagaaagtactgagacactgaacagttggacatgtgcattcaaaggtttagagaaggtcacattaagttcacctgaaagctgaatatccctgacttttagtgaggagtgtgtgttccAGGTTTCTGCTTCAGTGTTCTGGTGGATTTAATGTTTGTGACAGCAGGTTTATTTACTGTGTTCATGGTGGTGGAAGAGTTTTTATCACCTTTTAGCTCCTAAAACTGAGCGATGGGGTGTCAGGACCACAGCTGGGGGGGCTGATAGTAAAACTATTAAAGTAATAAATGTACGATAAAACCCCACAGAGCTGTAGGAAGCACTGAACCGCAGTTCAGTTTAAACCACAGCAGAGGCATCGGACTCAGTCAGGACCCTCAAACTGGGTCAGACAGCATGTGgcacatgggggggggggggtatcagTGTCAGGTCCACAGAGTGAGGACCCCCCCCCTCACCACGGGGACCAcgtgtgcagctgctgctgctggtcagcCCAGTAAACCAGAGCaccaataatcaataatccagcagcagcagcaggaatcTGGGCCGTCAGACAGCAggtcttcatcatcaccatcaccataatcaccatcatcatcttcatcatcaccaccatcatcatcaccatcaccaccatcatcatcatcatcatcaccaccatcatcttcatcatcactaccatcatcttcatcatcactaccatcatcttcatcatcactaccatcatcttcatcatcactaccatcatcaccatcatcaccaccatcatcaccaccatcatcaccaccatcacatcatcatcatcaccaccatcatcttcatcatcactaccatcatcttcatcatcactaccatcatcaccatcatcaccaccatcatcatcaccatcaccaccatcatcatcatcatcaccaccatcatcatcaccatcaccatcatcatcatcaccatcaccaccatcatcatcaccatcaccaccatcatcatcatcatcatcaccaccatcatcttcatcatcactaccatcatcttcatcatcactaccatcatcaccatcatcaccaccatcacatcatcatcatcatcaccaccatcatcttcatcatcactaccatcatcaccatcatcaccaccatcatcaccaccatcacatcatcatcatcaccaccatcatcttcatcatcactaccatcatcttcatcatcactaccatcatcaccatcaccaccatcatcatcaccatcaccaccatcatcatcatcatcaccaccatcatcatcaccatcaccatcatcatcatcaccatcaccatcaccaccatcatcaccaccatcatcaccaccatcatcatcaccatcaccatcatcatcatcaccatcatcaccaccatcatcatcatcaccagagacagagacctgatccaggtctgaGTGTTCTGGTCTAAAGTGGTGAACAGGTATGAAGCACATTGACTCTACTTATGTACAGTTTGGAGGTTTTAATAGTTTATGTGAGTTTTTCCAGTCTTCTTTACTTTGTATTTGTTATTacatatttattacattattactattattaatatattattacaGTTATTTATGAACAGCTGTAGTCACTCTGCAGGTTAAATGATTgaaactaaatataaatatatcatgTTTTATTACCGCTCAGATAAAACTCGactgtttattgttttaatgttgCACCGACAGCACCGATAAAGTGAAtgatcaataattataatccaataataaaaCGTGTCTCCACCTCtgccctccagctcctccttcttcttctctgcctgcaCCAGTcgttcctccacctccttcttctccacctccagcagctccagctgcctctgcagagcctccagctgctgcttcacacagctctgctgcagctgggccTCCAGGCTctgcacctgcacacacacacacacacacacacacacacacacacacacacacacacacacacacacacacacagactcttattgtgaaagacaCATCTGTAAATCAGAGGATAAACAACTAATATCACCATGAGAATCTGATCCATTCAGtcagaaaacatttggaaagtctggaaGAGCTGAacgattaaatcatttcataCCCAGTCAAGTTAGCACtgacagggctaacaggaagttagcacagtgctaacaggaagttagcacagggctaacaggaagttagcactgacagggctaacaggaagcaGCCCTGAGTCATTAGTCCTCCAGGCTCTGTGGGCCCAGCGATGAGGAAGATCCTGGTACTTTTATACCCGGACGTTAAACATGTCttcctgctccactgagcagcGTTCAGAGGGCCCGGTAGCACCAGCTGGTCTGTACTGGTCCTggacctggtcctggtcctggtcctgatcctggtcctggtcctggtcctggtcctgacTGCTCAGTGGGTCTCTAGGACGGACTTTAAGTTGGCTGCACCACTGTGCTGATTTTTGTTGTAACTTAACTTACTGGAAGTTACAGACTTCACAGAGTAAAGACCCCGTTAGCTTTAAAGTCCAGACATCACCACAGACATCAGCTCTGACAGGGCTGACACTAACCACtattactgattaatctgctgactgttattgattaattgattcattgtttggtGTAGAAATtatcagaaaatactgaaaacatgaCCAGTCTACAGATCACATGATTAATTTTAGTGTCACAGACAAGGAAAGAAACCAGGAAATGTTCATCAGAGTTTGGACTCAGTAATCGATTATCCAGGCGGCTGGCGGTTAATTCAATTATTGGCGACTAATCAGTTAATCGACTGATGGTTGTCGATGAAGCCTGGTGGTTTACCTTCTGCTGGTGCTGCAGGCGCTCCTCCTCCAGGGTTTTGGTGACGGTGGCGACGTCCTCCAGAGCCTTCAGGAGCTGAACGCTGGGCTCTGCGCTCTGCAGCAGGAGCATGCTCTGCCTGTTGGCCTCCTTCTGCTTCACCAGcatctgcaggaggaggaaacagcttCACCTCCAACATCGTCCCAGTTTGTCCATCACACTCAGTCTGGTTTAGTCCTGCAGGCTCTTCAGTTTTCAGGTCAGTAAACACCAGATTCAGGACGTTTCAGTAATTAGGCTCAACATTATTAACTCACAGCAACcaacacagtgatgcaggaCAGTATTTATCACAGCATCTTCACAGCTTCTGATGCAGCCAAAGTAAATAGTTATCTCATCAGACTGGAGGAACTCTGAGATCAAACCAGGTTCTTTAATCACAGCTGCACCCTAAACTGTAAATCTACCACATGTGAGTCTGACATCATGTTTTTCTGCCCCCCTGTGGTCAGACACGTGTTGATGAAGCACACACTTTGACATCAGAGCGTCTCTTTTTTTACCTCGTGGGCGTAAGTCTCAGCCTTGACTCTGAGGCTCTGCTCCAAATCCAGCTGCTCCTTCATCCCGTCGTACTCCTGAGCCGCCATCGTGGACACTGCAGAGACATCAGGCGATCACTCATCTGAACTctgacatgttctgtgtgttcaggaCAGCCTGACGGTGGCCTTCATCCTCACATCAGACACATATCCATCTGTCCGTCTGAACACACGGCGACATGCAGCACACTTAGCGTGTTAACATGAGCAGCAGTTTAACCGTGTTAGTGTTTCACAGCCCATGTTGGGTTGGATCCTTCCCTCGCTGTGTCTCAGTGCTGGGACTCACCTCTGTTGAACCTCTtgatggttttgttttgttgctcagCGGTGTCACGAAGCTCCTTCATCTCAGCCTGATCCTTCTCCGACTGCAGGAGAAAATCCCACAAAATCAGTCAAAGAGATGCATTCAGCCACTGTTTCACATGCTGGGATGCTCTGGcagcagtgaggaagaggaagaggaagaggaagaggaaccgTTCACACGgctctgtcctcacctgtgaAGTCAGCTCTTCTATCCGTCGCTGCTGTTCATGAACCTGACAGACAaaattcttcttctcctccagtaaACCATTTACCGTCTCCCTCAGCTctgacaaaacacagacaggaacagagTGGAGAACCATGTTTACTTTTCAAAGCatcatttatttcttgtttcAGTGTCTCTTGTGCTACGAATTTGAGGGGGGGCCAAGAGGAAAGCTCATAGGTTCACATGGGGGTGTACTATGTGAATATAACTCTACGTACTGTACCTTTAACCTGTTGTTATACTGTGTGAATATAACTCTACGTACTGTACCTTTAACCTGTTGTTATACTGTGTGAATATAACTCTACGTACTGTACCTTTAACCTGTTGTTATACTATGTGAATGTAACTCTACGTACTGTACCTTTAACCTGTTGTTGGTACTGTGTGAATATAACTCTACGTACTGTACCTTTAACCTGTTGTTATACTGTGTGAATATAACTCTACGTACTGTACCTTTAACCTGTTGTTGGTACTGGGTGAAGGTGTCATGGCTGCCCTCGGCCTCGGCCTCGGCCTCCAGTGAGATGCAGTCTGAGATGCTCGGCAGCAGCTCGTCCAAACAGGGACGAGACGACAGGCTCAGGTACTTCAACTTCCTGTTCTCACAGTTCagctgcaggtcaaaggtcacagatTTAAACTGCATGCAGCCAAAACACTGGACCCCATTTGTACATATTGTTGTCTgaccacaccagactccattcacaaaaacacagtttttacCTCACAaaccacaggagctgctggtctactgttgctgtttgtttgtgttgctttgtgttaCGTAGATACTGTGGTGGAcctgaactgaccctttaaaacaccagattCACACAATAACTctaacaaactaaccaatcgagtcagcgatagaccagcaactgccgtgtaaaaatagtgtttttggCAATGTGAGTCTGGTGGATTTCAAGAGAacgatataatggctgtttctggtcatACAAaaagtagatcacctcagactccggctcagagtgttattctaagtgtgtgacagcatcatggaaaggatccctacagagagagacctggaagatccttttggtttaaccacaaacagcacacacaccagactacattcactaaaacagggattttagagaacaggacacaggagctgctggtctgctgttgcctccaccagtcagtgtgtttgtgttactgtgtgactttggtgtttaataacacaaacacactggctgAAGATGATATTAGATGTGACAaacaatttataaaataaataaacatggcTGTGAGCATCATGTAGTTTAACGataacagacagagacagacgatGATGAGGCCAAATGGTCTCTGTGCAGCGTCATCCTGACTCAGCTGTGTGCTCTCCTGCTGACCCCGATAAGGCTAATCCTATAGCACTGgttattgagtgtgtgtgtgtgtgtgtgtgtgtgtgtgtgtgtgtgtgtgtgtgtgtgtgtgtgtgacctttgtGGCCAGGGCCTCTGCATTCTCCCGACACGACTTCTCGATCTCAAGCTGAGTCTGCAGAACGCTGACCTCCTCTATCACCATCTGAGACACTGAggggaggagacacacacacacacacacacacggacacacgcacacacacacacacacacacggacacacgcacacacacacacacacacacacacagggttacACAGTGTATTGTATTAGCTCTGACCATCGTGTTTCTTCGATGTTTGAGGATCATGTCTGATGCCAACATGATC
Encoded proteins:
- the shtn3 gene encoding shootin-1; this translates as MLPCSSSALTEGCGEEREAHMQTECCRLTEERDEAERQLKHIKRVSQMVIEEVSVLQTQLEIEKSCRENAEALATKLNCENRKLKYLSLSSRPCLDELLPSISDCISLEAEAEAEGSHDTFTQYQQQVKELRETVNGLLEEKKNFVCQVHEQQRRIEELTSQSEKDQAEMKELRDTAEQQNKTIKRFNRVSTMAAQEYDGMKEQLDLEQSLRVKAETYAHEMLVKQKEANRQSMLLLQSAEPSVQLLKALEDVATVTKTLEEERLQHQQKVQSLEAQLQQSCVKQQLEALQRQLELLEVEKKEVEERLVQAEKKKEELEGRVVELQEENQRNITMTTTTGPPPPEPGVAPPPAPPPQPPPPPPPPPPPPPPPPPSRCNPLSSLIAIMRKSSKGSRAAVKAEQPPAAEGVDDVKVKAVNEMMERIKHGVVLRPVKSQESKKLPVKPPPTCEEKQQESSAMDELKGILETVKRSPSRGSQEAGPSPPGKKDSELEVILRRRRNKAGEAGGTDERDGHMTHVSSSDSLNGRRTSSDSGKDPEGPGGLSVPSEPAGPRVSLERRGSGPGPVVARRKSSDTGKGPRAGSWQERRSCSSLCEKETAETPPVSNGCTDSVGDEDQTETCVQSNGVEHATVCAASVNGSADAEC